One genomic region from Ptychodera flava strain L36383 chromosome 14, AS_Pfla_20210202, whole genome shotgun sequence encodes:
- the LOC139150599 gene encoding uncharacterized protein, with the protein MGKFVTSVFYRGQREQLARQTAELERSESIYSDISENIELSSDANLIPTNDRQSERDSPQTSMRRDEINVLETFIDEKFAETVKPPPSKHETSQERQRTAATGGSSQNTASKNNARKGKKKNKKKERENHEKSSTTVDDDEQDTRELRRSRSLDSIPQRTILSFLQASGQQTPISESKKRTTSPPDRPGSKRSDTGESNKK; encoded by the coding sequence ATGGGAAAGTTTGTCACCAGTGTCTTCTACCGAGGACAACGTGAGCAGTTAGCCAGACAAACTGCTGAACTTGAACGAAGTGAGTCCATCTACTCAGACATTAGTGAAAATATCGAGTTGAGCAGTGATGCTAATCTGATACCAACGAATGATCGTCAAAGTGAAAGAGATTCTCCCCAGACATCTATGCGGAGGGACGAAATCAACGTATTAGAGACCTTCATCGACGAAAAATTTGCAGAAACGGTAAAGCCACCACCCAGCAAACATGAGACGTCCCAAGAAAGGCAACGCACTGCAGCCACTGGCGGATCATCGCAAAATACAGCAAGTAAGAACAACGCCAGAAAGGGgaagaagaaaaacaagaaaaaggaaagagaaaatcatgAGAAATCATCTACAACGGTTGACGATGATGAACAAGACACAAGGGAACTTCGTCGTTCGCGATCGCTGGACTCTATCCCACAACGTACCATCCTGTCTTTTCTACAAGCAAGCGGTCAACAAACGCCGATCTCCGAATCAAAGAAGAGAACAACATCTCCTCCAGATCGCCCTGGCAGTAAACGCAGCGATACAGGTGAATCAAATAAGAAATGA